A region from the Salvelinus fontinalis isolate EN_2023a chromosome 23, ASM2944872v1, whole genome shotgun sequence genome encodes:
- the si:ch211-136m16.8 gene encoding uncharacterized protein si:ch211-136m16.8 isoform X2, whose product MDSPASPFSRAGRTFWTVWNYFTEVVGRYLSPESTNNDTSSRQEATAAQQTDNHRDGVKNELKETEVTFETGSGVKKPRPVVAWEQCNVIIGPGLDRENVQYTGQSNRGSDSKASQNGDDVKQEQVDRTENKDTIQHVTKEELNMGKGVQSVVVTGIQILFREPTSESSKGQGSQGHTDSYCAEENRLRGAVAAREEEEEEIPEEVTEEFPCGEEGTKTEEHENNRDGEIHFDIESPNLTSACAEPATLLDKNGDTENKDRLMKHNVQSTEDETMVRLNEKEGEEETAVLFMETDKEGWKVAEIVEFSAGGENSDDDLCVIKDKMSRDGNEVKNGIDMEELRRKEEREEENRAIEEMDRREQEEILDRGFGPNNDFQVSENNNKHEYGDNRLKVDEGTIEKLDQENDPNPRLLCGVLSDEDRTLGRGQDIFVSEAELELPMAYDKRVFVSNDEITIVRDEQRKEGNIERIDSTVLEERKDRVSEDGSKVFEDRGSNKIEDVAISIRTKTDTEAEDVKDKVTGLDTFFYQDRNVVVEKNKLQEEKLSEEDEDPLNEVEGKLISVVDNRVEIRGVAKYISPGLCEDLVVAQEPKCVACEETREEIPEINNGKELDENTAPKILEVGDDEVNTTHLQEAHTESDTKELEGVEITGTTFKSDNSPVSELMEGKEDPKTVERLFETEDIEKASETVVDEQAVAKAAESLGETERTDSVLLNGTDTQILEDLAKTKTESHEPMKIELGLSEEAAETYVCLSDETLRTEAGVYKETEEIKAEFREGWMESKAGETVGTEFESVETQVETPEVRTGVVPSEDKDETESGSMQESADTSVGLLRETVEEGLQKVAEVDTPEVRTVTVLSMETNTEELVESEAGDMLETESGLVKKHEAEIPDARTETASSERTVTTEAGLSRNMTLYPSSIHTEAVFLTETKAVLSNESLETDNGLSDKSSEAGTKLQGMVEAGLPDSREIEAELFEEMVCGEVVLSQDTEDDLSEEKYNVKATLMKELVEPGPGETLETEKGIMNETDAAILDMKIEESPSEETESGIVDTEARILLETTAIGSELLEELSETESGSQKDKETKRQRIETEPSVERDVEDLVESEAGDMVETEVGLVKKHEAEIPDARTETASSERTVTTEAGLSRNMTLYPSSIHTEAVFLTETKAVLSNESLETDNGLSDKSSEAGTKLQGMVEAGLPDSREIEAELFEEMVCGEVVLSQDTEDELSEEKYNIKATLMKELVEPGPGETLETEKGIINETDAAILDMKIEESPSEETESGIVDTEARIFLETTAIGSELLEELSETESGSQKDKETKRQRIETEPSVERDVEELAESGDTVETEVGLVRTVADSSEDTDETEARFSEEIESDLVETKYGLQKNTEEDILHVRTETVPSVETVEMDTDSSDKSLESRSLEISEAGLSEESVDSEAVLKDIYTEIPDVEKESGLSEETVDAGLSEKTDVSDTELVKNTKALIMQEAELSDATEAVLKEKAEDNTPNESLEIEVGLFWEADETEALVTEEVMKTGPVLSKQTDFGSQGQLLEIEDRIIEKSQVGWSEETVETEAGLPEENRGEGAKAGFRSPSGTKNVDQSLQLQFDASTLDFTAQKSRIALKNPHVRPPRDPRTLLQMPSLTPSPSKPTVLVPVRGPTGIPMRGMGGIGIKLPGFGAGPPILRKTGMGVRGENNTENIPQKSELEQDVRDESPKKEETQNKQEERKTKWTPPRHPGFGNPLMMNELKNKLKKTTKESGDD is encoded by the exons ATGGACTCACCAGCAAGCCCCTTCTCCCGTGCTGGGAGGACTTTCTGGACAGTTTGG aactactTTACGGAAGTTGTGGGGAGGTATCTAAGCCCAGAGTCCACTAACAATGACACAAGCTCAAGACAGGAAGCCACTGCTGCACAACAAACAGACAACCATAGAGATGGTGTGAAAAATGAGTTAAAGGAAACTGAGGTCACATTTGAAACAGGCTCTGGGGTTAAGAAACCAAGACCAGTCGTTGCCTGGGAACAGTGCAACGTCATCATTGGTCCAGGCCTCGACAGAGAAAATGTGCAATACACTGGACAATCCAACAGAGGGAGTGATAGCAAAGCATCCCAGAATGGGGATGATGTAAAACAAGAGCAGGTGGACCGAACAGAAAATAAAGACACAATCCAGCATGTTACTAAAGAAGAATTAAATATGGGGAAAGGGGTCCAATCAGTGGTAGTCACTGGGATCCAGATCTTATTCAGAGAGCCGACATCTGAAAGTTCAAAGGGCCAGGGATCACAAGGACACACTGACAGTTACTGTGCTGAAGAAAATAGATTAAGAGGTGCAGTGGCagcaagagaagaggaggaagaagaaatcCCTGAAGAAGTTACTGAAGAATTCCCCTGTGGTGAAGAAGGAACCAAAACAGAAGAACATGAAAACAATAGAGATGGAGAAATACATTTTGATATAGAGTCCCCAAACCTTACATCAGCCTGTGCTGAACCTGCCACACTTTTGGATAAGAATGGAGACACGGAAAATAAGGACAGATTAATGAAACACAATGTGCAAAGTACAGAGGATGAAACCATGGTAAGATTAAatgaaaaagagggagaggaagaaacgGCAGTACTCTTCATGGAGACAGACAAAGAAGGGTGGAAAGTAGCAGAAATAGTAGAATTCTCAGCGGGAGGGGAGAATAGCGATGATGATCTGTGTGTAATCAAAGACAAAATGAGTCGAGATGGTAATGAAGTGAAGAATGGCATAGACATGGAAGAACttaggaggaaggaggagagagaggaagagaatagAGCAATAGAAGAGATGGACAGAAGAGAACAGGAAGAGATATTGGACAGGGGCTTTGGACCGAACAATGATTTCCAAGTCTCAGAAAACAATAACAAACATGAATATGGTGACAATCGTTTGAAGGTTGATGAAGGAACTATAGAGAAGTTGGATCAAGAAAATGACCCCAACCCACGACTGCTTTGTGGAGTATTATCAGACGAAGATAGAACATTGGGAAGAGGCCAGGACATCTTTGTTTCGGAGGCAGAGTTGGAATTGCCAATGGCCTATGACAAAAGAGTCTTTGTGTCAAATGATGAGATAACTATTGTTAGAGACGAGCAGAGAAAGGAGGGCAACATTGAAAGAATTGACAGCACAGTGTTAGAAGAAAGAAAAGATAGGGTATCAGAGGATGGATCCAAAGTGTTTGAGGACAGGGGCAGTAACAAGATAGAAGACGTAGCAATCAGTATTCGGACGAAGACTGATACAGAGGCAGAGGATGTGAAAGATAAAGTGACTGGACTGGACACTTTCTTTTATCAGGACAGAAATGTTGTAGTGGAGAAAAATAAACTACAGGAAGAGAAGCTCTCAGAAGAAGACGAAGACCCCCTTAATGAAGTGGAGGGAAAACTTATTTCAGTGGTTGACAATAGAGTGGAAATCAGAGGCGTGGCAAAATACATTTCCCCTGGGCTATGTGAGGACCTTGTTGTGGCTCAGGAGCCAAAATGTGTAGCGTGTGAAGAAACCCGAGAGGAAATTCCTGAAATCAACAATGGCAAAGAGTTAGACGAGAATACGGCACCGAAGATCCTGGAAGTTGGCGACGATGAAGTCAACACCACCCATTTACAAGAAGCACACACCGAAAGTGATACCAAAGAGTTAGAAGGTGTAGAGATCACTGGAACTActtttaaatctgacaattcaccAGTGAGTGAACTCATGGAAGGGAAAGAAGATCCGAAAACCGTTGAAAGATTATTTGAAACTGAGGATATTGAGAAAGCCTCTGAGACAGTAGTAGACGAGCAAGCAGTCGCGAAAGCAGCGGAATCACTGGGGGAAACGGAGAGAACAGATTCTGTATTACTGAATGGAACAGATACTCAAATACTAGAGGACCTAGCGAAGACAAAGACTGAATCACATGAACCCATGAAGATTGAGTTAGGACTGTCAGAGGAAGCAGCAGAGACATATGTTTGTTTATCAGATGAGACGCTGAGAACAGAGGCTGGAGTATacaaagagacagaggagataaAGGCAGAgtttagagagggatggatggagtcgAAGGCAGGGGAGACAGTGGGGACAGAATTTGAATCAGTGGAGACACAGGTAGAAACACCAGAAGTGAGGACTGGGGTTGTGCCATCAGAGGACAAAGATGAGACAGAGTCTGGATCAATGCAGGAATCAGCAGATACCAGTGTTGGATTACTAAGGGAAACTGTGGAGGAAGGGTTACAAAAGGTGGCAGAGGTAGACACACCAGAGGTGAGGACAGTGACCGTACTGTCAATGGAGACAAACACAGAGGAATTAGTGGAATCTGAGGCTGGGGACATGTTGGAAACAGAATCTGGATTAGTGAAAAAACATGAGGCAGAAATACCAGATGCGAGAACTGAAACGGCATCATCAGAAAGAACTGTGACGACAGAGGCAGGATTATCAAGGAACATGACATTGTACCCATCATCAATTCATACAGAGGCTGTGTTTCTCACAGAGACAAAGGCTGTGTTATCTAATGAGTCACTGGAAACAGACAATGGATTATCAGACAAATCATCTGAGGCTGGGACTAAATTACAGGGAATGGTGGAGGCTGGATTACCAGATTCGAGAGAAATAGAGGCTGAATTATTTGAGGAAATGGTTTGTGGAGAAGTTGTACTATCACAGGACACAGAAGATGACTTATCAGAGGAAAAATATAATGTAAAAGCTACATTAATGAAAGAATTGGTGGAGCCAGGGCCTGGGGAAACATTGGAGACTGAGAAGGGAATCATGAATGAGACAGACGCAGCAATACTTGATATGAAGATTGAGGAATCGCCATCAGAGGAAACAGAGTCTGGAATAGTTGACACAGAGGCCAGAATTCTTCTGGAAACAACAGCGATTGGGTCTGAATTATTGGAGGAATTATCTGAGACTGAGTCTGGATCACAGAAGGACAAAGAGACAAAAAGACAGAGGATTGAGACAGAGCCATCGGTGGAGAGAGACGTAGAGGATTTAGTGGAATCTGAGGCTGGGGATATGGTGGAGACAGAAGTTGGATTAGTGAAAAAACATGAGGCAGAAATACCAGATGCGAGAACTGAAACGGCATCATCAGAAAGAACTGTGACGACAGAGGCAGGATTATCAAGGAACATGACATTGTACCCATCATCAATTCATACAGAGGCTGTGTTTCTCACAGAGACAAAGGCTGTGTTATCTAATGAGTCACTGGAAACAGACAATGGATTATCAGACAAATCATCTGAGGCTGGGACTAAATTACAGGGAATGGTGGAGGCTGGATTACCAGATTCGAGAGAAATAGAGGCTGAATTATTTGAGGAAATGGTTTGTGGAGAAGTTGTACTATCACAGGACACAGAAGATGAATTATCAGAGGAAAAATATAATATAAAAGCTACATTAATGAAAGAATTGGTGGAGCCAGGGCCTGGGGAAACATTGGAGACTGAGAAGGGAATCATTAATGAGACAGACGCAGCAATACTTGATATGAAGATTGAGGAATCGCCATCAGAGGAAACAGAGTCTGGAATAGTTGACACAGAGGCCAGAATTTTTCTGGAAACAACAGCGATTGGGTCTGAATTATTGGAGGAATTATCTGAGACTGAGTCTGGATCACAGAAGGACAAAGAGACAAAAAGACAGAGGATTGAGACAGAGCCATCGgtggagagagatgtagaggaatTAGCGGAATCTGGGGATACGGTGGAGACAGAAGTTGGATTAGTGAGGACAGTAGCTGATTCATCAGAGGACACAGATGAGACAGAGGCCAGATTTTCAGAGGAGATAGAGAGTGATTTAGTAGAGACCAAGTATGGGTTACAGAAGAACACAGAAGAAGACATACTACATGTGAGAACAGAGACTGTGCCGTCGGTGGAAACAGTAGAGATGGATACTGACTCATCAGACAAATCACTGGAGTCCAGATCACTTGAAATATCTGAGGCTGGATTATCTGAAGAATCAGTGGACAGTGAGGCTGTATTAAAGGATATTTACACAGAAATACCAGATGTGGAGAAAGAGTCTGGATTATCAGAAGAGACCGTAGATGCTGGATTATCAGAGAAAACAGACGTGTCAGACACAGAATTAGTGAAAAATACAAAGGCTCTAATAATGCAAGAGGCTGAACTTTCAGACGCGACAGAGGCTGTGTTAAAAGAGAAGGCTGAAGACAACACGCCAAACGAATCACTGGAAATTGAGGTAGGATTATTTTGGGAAGCCGATGAGACCGAGGCTTTGGTAACAGAGGAAGTTATGAAGACAGGGCCTGTTTTGTCGAAGCAGACAGATTTTGGATCACAGGGTCAATTACTGGAGATCGAAGATAGAATAATAGAGAAATCACAGGTTGGGTGGTCTGAGGAAACTGTGGAAACAGAGGCAGGATTACCAGAGGAAAACAGAGGGGAGGGTGCAAAAGCTGGATTCCGTTCCCCATCAGGAACCAAAAATGTAGACCAAAGTCTTCAGCTTCAG TTTGACGCCTCCACTTTGGACTTCACTGCTCAAAAGTCTCGCATTGCCCTCAAGAATCCACATGTCCGTCCACCCAGGGATCCCCGTACTCTTCTACAGATGCCATCTTTGACCCCCTCCCCTTCAAAACCCACCGTACTCGTTCCAGTCAGAGGCCC
- the si:ch211-136m16.8 gene encoding uncharacterized protein si:ch211-136m16.8 isoform X1 — MDSPASPFSRAGRTFWTVWNYFTEVVGRYLSPESTNNDTSSRQEATAAQQTDNHRDGVKNELKETEVTFETGSGVKKPRPVVAWEQCNVIIGPGLDRENVQYTGQSNRGSDSKASQNGDDVKQEQVDRTENKDTIQHVTKEELNMGKGVQSVVVTGIQILFREPTSESSKGQGSQGHTDSYCAEENRLRGAVAAREEEEEEIPEEVTEEFPCGEEGTKTEEHENNRDGEIHFDIESPNLTSACAEPATLLDKNGDTENKDRLMKHNVQSTEDETMVRLNEKEGEEETAVLFMETDKEGWKVAEIVEFSAGGENSDDDLCVIKDKMSRDGNEVKNGIDMEELRRKEEREEENRAIEEMDRREQEEILDRGFGPNNDFQVSENNNKHEYGDNRLKVDEGTIEKLDQENDPNPRLLCGVLSDEDRTLGRGQDIFVSEAELELPMAYDKRVFVSNDEITIVRDEQRKEGNIERIDSTVLEERKDRVSEDGSKVFEDRGSNKIEDVAISIRTKTDTEAEDVKDKVTGLDTFFYQDRNVVVEKNKLQEEKLSEEDEDPLNEVEGKLISVVDNRVEIRGVAKYISPGLCEDLVVAQEPKCVACEETREEIPEINNGKELDENTAPKILEVGDDEVNTTHLQEAHTESDTKELEGVEITGTTFKSDNSPVSELMEGKEDPKTVERLFETEDIEKASETVVDEQAVAKAAESLGETERTDSVLLNGTDTQILEDLAKTKTESHEPMKIELGLSEEAAETYVCLSDETLRTEAGVYKETEEIKAEFREGWMESKAGETVGTEFESVETQVETPEVRTGVVPSEDKDETESGSMQESADTSVGLLRETVEEGLQKVAEVDTPEVRTVTVLSMETNTEELVESEAGDMLETESGLVKKHEAEIPDARTETASSERTVTTEAGLSRNMTLYPSSIHTEAVFLTETKAVLSNESLETDNGLSDKSSEAGTKLQGMVEAGLPDSREIEAELFEEMVCGEVVLSQDTEDDLSEEKYNVKATLMKELVEPGPGETLETEKGIMNETDAAILDMKIEESPSEETESGIVDTEARILLETTAIGSELLEELSETESGSQKDKETKRQRIETEPSVERDVEDLVESEAGDMVETEVGLVKKHEAEIPDARTETASSERTVTTEAGLSRNMTLYPSSIHTEAVFLTETKAVLSNESLETDNGLSDKSSEAGTKLQGMVEAGLPDSREIEAELFEEMVCGEVVLSQDTEDELSEEKYNIKATLMKELVEPGPGETLETEKGIINETDAAILDMKIEESPSEETESGIVDTEARIFLETTAIGSELLEELSETESGSQKDKETKRQRIETEPSVERDVEELAESGDTVETEVGLVRTVADSSEDTDETEARFSEEIESDLVETKYGLQKNTEEDILHVRTETVPSVETVEMDTDSSDKSLESRSLEISEAGLSEESVDSEAVLKDIYTEIPDVEKESGLSEETVDAGLSEKTDVSDTELVKNTKALIMQEAELSDATEAVLKEKAEDNTPNESLEIEVGLFWEADETEALVTEEVMKTGPVLSKQTDFGSQGQLLEIEDRIIEKSQVGWSEETVETEAGLPEENRGEGAKAGFRSPSGTKNVDQSLQLQFDASTLDFTAQKSRIALKNPHVRPPRDPRTLLQMPSLTPSPSKPTVLVPVRGPTGIPMRGMGGIGIKLPGFGAGPPILRKTGMGVRGENNTENIPQSSIQQKSELEQDVRDESPKKEETQNKQEERKTKWTPPRHPGFGNPLMMNELKNKLKKTTKESGDD, encoded by the exons ATGGACTCACCAGCAAGCCCCTTCTCCCGTGCTGGGAGGACTTTCTGGACAGTTTGG aactactTTACGGAAGTTGTGGGGAGGTATCTAAGCCCAGAGTCCACTAACAATGACACAAGCTCAAGACAGGAAGCCACTGCTGCACAACAAACAGACAACCATAGAGATGGTGTGAAAAATGAGTTAAAGGAAACTGAGGTCACATTTGAAACAGGCTCTGGGGTTAAGAAACCAAGACCAGTCGTTGCCTGGGAACAGTGCAACGTCATCATTGGTCCAGGCCTCGACAGAGAAAATGTGCAATACACTGGACAATCCAACAGAGGGAGTGATAGCAAAGCATCCCAGAATGGGGATGATGTAAAACAAGAGCAGGTGGACCGAACAGAAAATAAAGACACAATCCAGCATGTTACTAAAGAAGAATTAAATATGGGGAAAGGGGTCCAATCAGTGGTAGTCACTGGGATCCAGATCTTATTCAGAGAGCCGACATCTGAAAGTTCAAAGGGCCAGGGATCACAAGGACACACTGACAGTTACTGTGCTGAAGAAAATAGATTAAGAGGTGCAGTGGCagcaagagaagaggaggaagaagaaatcCCTGAAGAAGTTACTGAAGAATTCCCCTGTGGTGAAGAAGGAACCAAAACAGAAGAACATGAAAACAATAGAGATGGAGAAATACATTTTGATATAGAGTCCCCAAACCTTACATCAGCCTGTGCTGAACCTGCCACACTTTTGGATAAGAATGGAGACACGGAAAATAAGGACAGATTAATGAAACACAATGTGCAAAGTACAGAGGATGAAACCATGGTAAGATTAAatgaaaaagagggagaggaagaaacgGCAGTACTCTTCATGGAGACAGACAAAGAAGGGTGGAAAGTAGCAGAAATAGTAGAATTCTCAGCGGGAGGGGAGAATAGCGATGATGATCTGTGTGTAATCAAAGACAAAATGAGTCGAGATGGTAATGAAGTGAAGAATGGCATAGACATGGAAGAACttaggaggaaggaggagagagaggaagagaatagAGCAATAGAAGAGATGGACAGAAGAGAACAGGAAGAGATATTGGACAGGGGCTTTGGACCGAACAATGATTTCCAAGTCTCAGAAAACAATAACAAACATGAATATGGTGACAATCGTTTGAAGGTTGATGAAGGAACTATAGAGAAGTTGGATCAAGAAAATGACCCCAACCCACGACTGCTTTGTGGAGTATTATCAGACGAAGATAGAACATTGGGAAGAGGCCAGGACATCTTTGTTTCGGAGGCAGAGTTGGAATTGCCAATGGCCTATGACAAAAGAGTCTTTGTGTCAAATGATGAGATAACTATTGTTAGAGACGAGCAGAGAAAGGAGGGCAACATTGAAAGAATTGACAGCACAGTGTTAGAAGAAAGAAAAGATAGGGTATCAGAGGATGGATCCAAAGTGTTTGAGGACAGGGGCAGTAACAAGATAGAAGACGTAGCAATCAGTATTCGGACGAAGACTGATACAGAGGCAGAGGATGTGAAAGATAAAGTGACTGGACTGGACACTTTCTTTTATCAGGACAGAAATGTTGTAGTGGAGAAAAATAAACTACAGGAAGAGAAGCTCTCAGAAGAAGACGAAGACCCCCTTAATGAAGTGGAGGGAAAACTTATTTCAGTGGTTGACAATAGAGTGGAAATCAGAGGCGTGGCAAAATACATTTCCCCTGGGCTATGTGAGGACCTTGTTGTGGCTCAGGAGCCAAAATGTGTAGCGTGTGAAGAAACCCGAGAGGAAATTCCTGAAATCAACAATGGCAAAGAGTTAGACGAGAATACGGCACCGAAGATCCTGGAAGTTGGCGACGATGAAGTCAACACCACCCATTTACAAGAAGCACACACCGAAAGTGATACCAAAGAGTTAGAAGGTGTAGAGATCACTGGAACTActtttaaatctgacaattcaccAGTGAGTGAACTCATGGAAGGGAAAGAAGATCCGAAAACCGTTGAAAGATTATTTGAAACTGAGGATATTGAGAAAGCCTCTGAGACAGTAGTAGACGAGCAAGCAGTCGCGAAAGCAGCGGAATCACTGGGGGAAACGGAGAGAACAGATTCTGTATTACTGAATGGAACAGATACTCAAATACTAGAGGACCTAGCGAAGACAAAGACTGAATCACATGAACCCATGAAGATTGAGTTAGGACTGTCAGAGGAAGCAGCAGAGACATATGTTTGTTTATCAGATGAGACGCTGAGAACAGAGGCTGGAGTATacaaagagacagaggagataaAGGCAGAgtttagagagggatggatggagtcgAAGGCAGGGGAGACAGTGGGGACAGAATTTGAATCAGTGGAGACACAGGTAGAAACACCAGAAGTGAGGACTGGGGTTGTGCCATCAGAGGACAAAGATGAGACAGAGTCTGGATCAATGCAGGAATCAGCAGATACCAGTGTTGGATTACTAAGGGAAACTGTGGAGGAAGGGTTACAAAAGGTGGCAGAGGTAGACACACCAGAGGTGAGGACAGTGACCGTACTGTCAATGGAGACAAACACAGAGGAATTAGTGGAATCTGAGGCTGGGGACATGTTGGAAACAGAATCTGGATTAGTGAAAAAACATGAGGCAGAAATACCAGATGCGAGAACTGAAACGGCATCATCAGAAAGAACTGTGACGACAGAGGCAGGATTATCAAGGAACATGACATTGTACCCATCATCAATTCATACAGAGGCTGTGTTTCTCACAGAGACAAAGGCTGTGTTATCTAATGAGTCACTGGAAACAGACAATGGATTATCAGACAAATCATCTGAGGCTGGGACTAAATTACAGGGAATGGTGGAGGCTGGATTACCAGATTCGAGAGAAATAGAGGCTGAATTATTTGAGGAAATGGTTTGTGGAGAAGTTGTACTATCACAGGACACAGAAGATGACTTATCAGAGGAAAAATATAATGTAAAAGCTACATTAATGAAAGAATTGGTGGAGCCAGGGCCTGGGGAAACATTGGAGACTGAGAAGGGAATCATGAATGAGACAGACGCAGCAATACTTGATATGAAGATTGAGGAATCGCCATCAGAGGAAACAGAGTCTGGAATAGTTGACACAGAGGCCAGAATTCTTCTGGAAACAACAGCGATTGGGTCTGAATTATTGGAGGAATTATCTGAGACTGAGTCTGGATCACAGAAGGACAAAGAGACAAAAAGACAGAGGATTGAGACAGAGCCATCGGTGGAGAGAGACGTAGAGGATTTAGTGGAATCTGAGGCTGGGGATATGGTGGAGACAGAAGTTGGATTAGTGAAAAAACATGAGGCAGAAATACCAGATGCGAGAACTGAAACGGCATCATCAGAAAGAACTGTGACGACAGAGGCAGGATTATCAAGGAACATGACATTGTACCCATCATCAATTCATACAGAGGCTGTGTTTCTCACAGAGACAAAGGCTGTGTTATCTAATGAGTCACTGGAAACAGACAATGGATTATCAGACAAATCATCTGAGGCTGGGACTAAATTACAGGGAATGGTGGAGGCTGGATTACCAGATTCGAGAGAAATAGAGGCTGAATTATTTGAGGAAATGGTTTGTGGAGAAGTTGTACTATCACAGGACACAGAAGATGAATTATCAGAGGAAAAATATAATATAAAAGCTACATTAATGAAAGAATTGGTGGAGCCAGGGCCTGGGGAAACATTGGAGACTGAGAAGGGAATCATTAATGAGACAGACGCAGCAATACTTGATATGAAGATTGAGGAATCGCCATCAGAGGAAACAGAGTCTGGAATAGTTGACACAGAGGCCAGAATTTTTCTGGAAACAACAGCGATTGGGTCTGAATTATTGGAGGAATTATCTGAGACTGAGTCTGGATCACAGAAGGACAAAGAGACAAAAAGACAGAGGATTGAGACAGAGCCATCGgtggagagagatgtagaggaatTAGCGGAATCTGGGGATACGGTGGAGACAGAAGTTGGATTAGTGAGGACAGTAGCTGATTCATCAGAGGACACAGATGAGACAGAGGCCAGATTTTCAGAGGAGATAGAGAGTGATTTAGTAGAGACCAAGTATGGGTTACAGAAGAACACAGAAGAAGACATACTACATGTGAGAACAGAGACTGTGCCGTCGGTGGAAACAGTAGAGATGGATACTGACTCATCAGACAAATCACTGGAGTCCAGATCACTTGAAATATCTGAGGCTGGATTATCTGAAGAATCAGTGGACAGTGAGGCTGTATTAAAGGATATTTACACAGAAATACCAGATGTGGAGAAAGAGTCTGGATTATCAGAAGAGACCGTAGATGCTGGATTATCAGAGAAAACAGACGTGTCAGACACAGAATTAGTGAAAAATACAAAGGCTCTAATAATGCAAGAGGCTGAACTTTCAGACGCGACAGAGGCTGTGTTAAAAGAGAAGGCTGAAGACAACACGCCAAACGAATCACTGGAAATTGAGGTAGGATTATTTTGGGAAGCCGATGAGACCGAGGCTTTGGTAACAGAGGAAGTTATGAAGACAGGGCCTGTTTTGTCGAAGCAGACAGATTTTGGATCACAGGGTCAATTACTGGAGATCGAAGATAGAATAATAGAGAAATCACAGGTTGGGTGGTCTGAGGAAACTGTGGAAACAGAGGCAGGATTACCAGAGGAAAACAGAGGGGAGGGTGCAAAAGCTGGATTCCGTTCCCCATCAGGAACCAAAAATGTAGACCAAAGTCTTCAGCTTCAG TTTGACGCCTCCACTTTGGACTTCACTGCTCAAAAGTCTCGCATTGCCCTCAAGAATCCACATGTCCGTCCACCCAGGGATCCCCGTACTCTTCTACAGATGCCATCTTTGACCCCCTCCCCTTCAAAACCCACCGTACTCGTTCCAGTCAGAGGCCC